agaaatttgacatgctcaaaatactgcagaaattcaaaattgactggcctgatgaacacaggatggccgggcagtgatagttgttcctttccatcactcgttgtgttgatttcatcatgtccatttggtgattgttttttcactattgaatcatattgtAAGTGCacatgcatttgcaatatgtttcaatgggcatgtaCCATCACAAATTTGGCATGCtaaaaaaatcctgcagaaacgcAAAATTGACTGgaccgatgaactcgggatggcggggcagtgattctggttcctccccatcgctcgttagggttgatttcagaatgtcactttggtgatggtacctcactgtttaaacccTATTGCAAATTGACAatagtcaccagcaagtcaccatccatcagtcaattagatctaattctgacaccaaactgatacaaactaacacccactttttccaactcgcttagtagccaactatcacatacttcagagctggcccaaaattcacaacgccttctgttcaaaccataacaaaaatgtaaaacacgtagttacgttctagctgcagGTCCAGTCCTGACATTATGTGTAGgtctatgtgaggcgaccccgaatcccaagtttcggctcgattAGGTAATTAGGTGCCCGAGcaagaccctaattggtgctgaaaatccccttccaacctgtgtgtgtgtgatttagtttttctttgtaattttatgggaaaaatgactgatttacagtacatgggggttgcctaatcacacatgtgaagttttggaaagatctgccTTTtgtaacccttcgaaacagcccctgtgacaccaattatggcacttccggttggcacaggaagctataattaaacacatatcctcattggggtatgcttttacagaatcctgagttgtaagtgtttacgttaagaactgactgatttacacagggttgaatgcactatttatCACAAACTGCTGGTTGGGTATGGATATatacttttagggtgatttttaACCACTTTcggttggtccaggaagcttagaatcaacacaggtagacctcatagtggcctgatggactgtcatcgaagaccggttcatacggcattcataacccacataggcttcaggttgaatttaggagtgcaggcaatgtattcctatggggagagaagtcattgtaatctgtgagataaaaaaaaaaaaacgttttactgTTAAGgtttaatgccacacggtcaaggttaggcttgcacggatcgggaggacctcaggtaCGTTCATGAGGTTGAATtatgcttctcaccctaacggttctctcactgtcacccaaaagcaaatgacgttgggGGGCatgcttcattttgggcctacttttctcaTGGTCGCTGCGCTCAGACCGAGCAAGCTACGGTTAAGCGGGATATcttgttgaactcggcacggcctagagattatggtaatgccattgcctgctctctgtgtctttaagcaccgcactttgtcactccatctttgctgtgtgtgtgtgtgtgtgtgtgtgtgtgtgtgtgtgtgagagcttttctttgacatctgttgggagaaattactgatttacagttcaggagggttacctagtcacacatatgaagttttttggaaagatgtgacttttttaacccttcaaaacagacattgtgacccaattaaaggtacttccggttggcacaggaagttATAAGTAAACACATATATTTCTTGGGGAATgctcttacagaatcctgagtttaaagtctttaagttaagaattgactgatctacacagggttgaatgcagtgaTTTTCATAATGACAGGTTATGTGTTTcaaaacacttttagggtgaatttaatcacttccggttgcttcaggaagcttagaattgacacaggtagacctcatagtggcctgatggattgtcatcgaagacaggttcatacggcattgataacccacataggcttcaggttgaattgaggggtgcaggcaatgtattcctatggggacagaagtcaatgcaaactgtttgatgtaaacaccttcttttaactgttaaaagttaatgccacacggtcaaggttaggcttgcacggatcgggaggacctcagttatgtacctgaggtcgaattgtgcttctcaccctaacggttctctcactgtcacccaaaagcaaacgacatttagggccaggcttcattttgggccttctttatTTCAAGGTCGCTacactcagagcgagctacggtcaagcggggcatctcgttgaactctgCACAGTCTGGAGAcgatggtgatgccatttttagtgttgatttcagaatgccattttggtgatggtccctctccgtttaaacatattgcaaatgtacaaaagtcaactagcaagtcagtgtccatcagtcaattagatgtcattctgacaccaaactgataccaattgacaccaaacccactttttccaactcatttagaagccaactatcacatatttcagagcaggcccataattcacagcgccttcagtttaaaacataataaaaacataaaacacatagttccgttctagctgcgggtccagttcggacattatgtgtaggcctatgtgaggcgaccccaaatatcgagtttcggctcgataggtcattcggtgcccgagcaagaccctaattggtgctgaaaatccacttttttccatgccttgctacggggtccttgaatgagctattggacagaaacattggggtccatctctatgggccgagccggtttcaatgcgcctagtcttgcgtctctgagacttttctaaatgttgtcATTTTCGTAATgatcaaaatgaattgaagtcattgcaaatgtacgaggctgtttctcggtccgagaaccttctagagccacctaactcaccacgcactatcgacctgaggtctagaaccggtttctaaagtttcagaactctaggtctgacggttcttttttagctcgaacaaagctaactattgcatgCACTAACTATTGCATTGCacgtctgtctctacgcaccccaatgggtccctcctgccaagctgtgtgtgtgtgattttagtttttctttgaaattttatgggagtcatgactgatttacagttcatgggggttgcctaatcacacatatgaagctTTGAAAAGGTCTGACCATTTTAACCCTTCAAAACAACCACTATGACAccttttaaggcacttccggttggcacaggaagctataagtaaactcatatcctgattggggtatgcctttacagaatcctgagttttaagtctttacgttaagaacttagttatttacggagggtttagtgagtgtgtgttatttcagaaaatcacagaaatctcgcagagctctgcagcacactttaaaaagattcgtatgaacaccctgcaactggatctgtaactgtttaaaaaaaatatatatatatatttttgaacatcaccaatttgacattgtacgatttctcttaaacgACGATAGATACAtgtctggttctttttttattgacaccatAGGTTCCTTTACTTTGACGTGAAGCAGAAACATTATTGCTCTATTTTAATTTTGGACCTTTtttcccagaaaaatggccataactcaaaaaccgttgaggcctagacgccatcttgttcggggccaactgcccattatgccaaacctatgctcaccaagtttcggcttcgaaatattttccgtttaggagataaggccacgtcgtgaatcgtgatgttttgtacatttgcaatatgattccattcgccctcttgtgggatttatcgggacagcggaaaaatgaccaaaattggattattttataaaacggaaaccgaatgtccgagaaagttcgtttgatgacttcccggtagatccggccctgccgcacggcccgacgccgtccgggAATTTTACAAATGTTTTCGGACGGCTAGTAAGGgactgtccatttgcaatatggactttctcactggcgaatgtcaaaatgttcccttaaggtatgctAATATGTTATCTGAGTGACAAGTCAGGGCCCCTCCAGTTGTTATTTGTCCTAGATTATTACTAGCCCCTGTCTTCCTAACAACCTACTGTGTCTCCCTAACAACCTACTGTGTCTCCCTAACAACCTACTGTGTCTCCCTAACAACCTACTGTgtctctctaacccctgtctcctctcctccagaccccTAACAACCCACTGTGAACCCCTCGGACCCACTGTGactctctctaacccctgtctcctctcctccagatccCCTAGCCAGCCTTCAAGATGGAGGAGGAACAGTGCTTCTACAATGAGTCCATTGCCTTCTTCTACAACCACAGTGGAAAGTACCTGGCTACAGAGTGGAATACCGTCAGTAAGCTGGTGATGGGGCTGGGTATCACAGTATGTATCTTCATCATGCTGGCTAACTTGCTGGTCATGGTCGCTATATACGTCAACCGCCGCTTCCACTTCCCTATTTACTACCTGATGGCCAACCTGGCCGCCGCGGACTTCTTTGCCGGCCTGGCGTACTTCTACCTGATGTTCAACACGGGCCCGAACACACGGCGCCTCACGGTCTCCACGTGGCTGCTCCGACAGGGTCTCATCGACACGTCCCTCACGGCGTCCGTGTGTAACCTCCTTGCCATCGCCATCGAGCGCCACATCACCGTTTTCCGCATGCAGCTACACACGCGCATGTCCAACCGgcgtgtggtggtggtgattgtagtcATCTGGACCTTGTCTATCGTCATGGGAGCCATCCCGTCGGTAGGGTGGAACTGTATCTGTGACATCGGCACGTGTTCTAGCATGGCTCCGCTGTACTGTAACTCCTACCTGGTGTTCTGGGCCGTATTCAACCTGGTCACCTTCCTGGTCATGGTGGTGCTGTACGCTCACATCTTTATGTACGTGAGACAGAGGACCATGAGGATGAGCAGACACAGCTCTGGGCCACGCaggaacagagacaccatgatGAGTCTGCTGAAGACTGTCGTCATCGTATTGGGTAAGAACCTCCACTACCTTCACAACAGAAACTATATGTTAGATACTAGTACTGCGTAGGACCACGTAGGAACAGAGATATCATGATGAGCCTGCTGAAGACTGTCAGGATTGTACTGGGTAAGACCTTACCCTTGACATCCCATAATAACATAACACAGTATCCCTGTAAAACTGAGGTCAAGAACCTGGAGTAAGGATTAGGGATGTTGTcatgaccgtattaccgccacactggaAGTCGTCAGTCACGACCACAGTAAAATTCCACTTGACTGTTGAGCCCAGGTAATCccctctattgttcctccatcaggtcctaatggcctggtactcagggctctattgcctggtactcagggctctattgtccctccatcaggtcctaatggcctggtactcagggctctatggcctggtactcagggctgtattgtccctccatcaaatcctaatggcctggtactcaggggtTTGTTGGCCCTCTAACCTAATCTGGAAATCAATGAAATTGAAAATCACAAACACTTATTATCAAAACAGTattgtgcttttaaaactcacctcgctgtgattgatcaatttgaagGAAGAAGGGCAACAGCGGGTTGATTTGTAAAACATggtcgttgtggatgttgtttcaaagcctagcACAAagaaatggacagcgctttctaaggtgatgatccATTCAAAACACCCATAATTAGGGCTTATGTATAAGCCTATAAATGAGCCCAACCCCCCCCTCCAAAAATGAATTAAAATAGTGATTGTGCctttatacaatacatagcctactgCATATCACACGTGGCAGATAAgcatgaacaacaacaaaaatactgaTTTAAAATATCTTTattacataattggtctagcctaaaTTAAACAAATTCAGATTTAGCTTACAATTTATAttgcatttgtattttattttgtataaccTAGTGAGAGGGCGTtgttttatattttcataattaattggGTGACACATTTACCTCTAGCTCCAGAATCTCTCCACCATGtgtttccatctccccctcttctttaTTCCTTTCTCCAGAACATCTCTCCACCATGTGTTTCCATCTCCTCCTGCCCTCttcttcattcctttctccagaACATCTCTCCACCATGTGTTTTCATCTCCTCCTGCCCTCttcttcattcctttctccagaACATCTCTCCACCATgtgtttccatctcctcctcttctttattCCTTTCTCCAGAACATCTCTCCACCATGTTTCCATCTCCTCTTCTTTATTCCTTTCTCCAGAACATCTCTCCACCATGTGTTTCCATCTCCTCCTGCCCTCTTCTTTATTCCTTTCTCCAGAACATCTCTCCACCATGTGTTTCCATCTCCTCTTCTTTA
The DNA window shown above is from Oncorhynchus tshawytscha isolate Ot180627B linkage group LG20, Otsh_v2.0, whole genome shotgun sequence and carries:
- the LOC112219882 gene encoding lysophosphatidic acid receptor 1 isoform X1 — encoded protein: MEEEQCFYNESIAFFYNHSGKYLATEWNTVSKLVMGLGITVCIFIMLANLLVMVAIYVNRRFHFPIYYLMANLAAADFFAGLAYFYLMFNTGPNTRRLTVSTWLLRQGLIDTSLTASVCNLLAIAIERHITVFRMQLHTRMSNRRVVVVIVVIWTLSIVMGAIPSVGWNCICDIGTCSSMAPLYCNSYLVFWAVFNLVTFLVMVVLYAHIFMYVRQRTMRMSRHSSGPRRNRDTMMSLLKTVVIVLGAFIVCWTPGLVLILLDVFCANCNVLDFEKFFLLLAEFNSAMNPIIYSYRDKEMSATFKQILCCQRQENVNGTAAEGSDRSASSINHTVLSGGKQNNDHSVV
- the LOC112219882 gene encoding lysophosphatidic acid receptor 1 isoform X2, which codes for MEEEQCFYNESIAFFYNHSGKYLATEWNTVSKLVMGLGITVCIFIMLANLLVMVAIYVNRRFHFPIYYLMANLAAADFFAGLAYFYLMFNTGPNTRRLTVSTWLLRQGLIDTSLTASVCNLLAIAIERHITVFRMQLHTRMSNRRVVVVIVVIWTLSIVMGAIPSVGWNCICDIGTCSSMAPLYCNSYLVFWAVFNLVTFLVMVVLYAHIFMYVRQRTMRMSRHSSGPRRNRDTMMSLLKTVVIVLGPSLRHLTTTGMTESIQIILAPGLYPRISRLR